GCGCTCGCAGCTGCTCGGGTGATTGGTGGAACCTCCAGACCCAATCACCCGGCGTCTCTTTGATCTGCCCGACAATCCCATCAACGATGGCATAGAACCGTTGCTCAATTTCAGCGGCTGAGAATGTGTACAACGGATCCACAGAGATCACACGTTTCCCCAGCGCCGGCATCTCGGCATTGAAACTTGCCGGACCGCCGGCCACGTCGACGATAGTTTTGGTCAGATCCTCGAGAGACAGGGAGAACATCGCCCGATATTCATCGAGAGAGCGACCGAATGGAACAACCTGATCCAATTGCATAGCCATGGCTATCTGTCGTCTAGAAACAAGGCGCCACGATTCGATACAGCGGGTACAAGAACAGGAGGCCCATGGTCACGACGAGCAGCCATATCCATTTTGACCAAAAGACCGGGGGATCAACCAGGGGCGTCGTATAAATGGACAGATCACCATTCTGATAGACCCGCCAGGGGATGCCTGAAGCTAGATAATGGGCCGCATACCGGTACGTGGCTGTGCCCTTAACAATCTTGTCCAGTTCACGATCGAACAGCGTGAGCCAGTCGCGATCAAACCGTGGGATGCCATGTGCGCCGAAGAACAGCGTGTCGGCATTGGTGAGGTGTAACAACCGCGTACTGTTCTCCTTGTACGCCGTCAGATCGGACCCCGATGCAAAGGCGATGATGCCGCCCAGATGTCGGTAGACGAAATCACCGGTGAAGACCTGGTTGCGATGCCGATCGAACAGCACGATCGACTCCGTGGTATGCCCTGGCAAGTTGAAGACCTCGACGGTCCGGCCTCCAATATCGAGGGCCTCACCATCCGCGACAAGATGCGCAACCTTGAGCGGTCGCCAATCCATCCCGTGCGACTCCAATGGACCGATCGTATAGACTCCGTCTTTGATTGTGGTATGGATGTCCGGGCGGTCGATAAGAGTCACGCCGTCAAACGCAGCGGCATCAGAGATGTGGTCGTAGTGAAAGTGGGAGAGGATGAGTGAGATTGGCTTCTTGCCTGTGTACAGCTCCGCCATCTCGCGCATGGATCGAGAACCGGCCGGACGCTCGCCGCTCCCCGCATCGAACATGAGAGATCGAGTCTCTCCGACGAGGAGATACGACGTGTTGTACTGCGAGGATTTCGGTTCGTTGATGGCAAAGGTTTGTGTATCGATCGCTTCGACCGCGTACCAGTCGTCGATCATGTTTGACGCAGAACTGTAGGTCTCTCCTCGATGGACGTCGCCGAACACGTCCGAGGGTTCTACCATTCTATCCACGTAACCCATAAGGGTGAACCCAACGATCAAGACGGCGAGGATCAACCTGACTATCACCTGGCGCAAAGGACGTACCTTCTCAGGACTGTCTATTCTGTACACAGAAGTACTATCTGTAATGTACGCGAGGAAGTCCAGGTGTTTGCGACGTTCCCAGCAACACTGATGAGAGATCCATATCGAATGCTCTCGCTGTATCTGAATGAAACACTGGAACAGGTGGTCTGTTCATGAGAGCACCGATTCGCCATTGACGAGGTTCGATACAGATAGTAGCGTGACACTGGAGGCCACCATGACCGTCCATATTGCTCGTGCTGAAATTCACGACGCGGATGCCGTTGCCGCGATGGTGGGTGAACTCTTGCATGACATCATGGCAGCGGTGAACGACAAGGTCTTTGGGTTTAACCATGCTGAAACCGAGGAGCGAGCTCGGTCATGGATGAAGCAGGGCTTGTACACTGTCTTGCTTGCGCAACTAGACTCCAAACCGGTTGGGTTTCTGGCGTTGTATGAAAGCTATGCCCTGTACACGGAAGGTGTGTATGGAACGATCCCGGAATTCTATGTCCGATTGCCATATCGCTCGCAAGGGATAGGATCCGCACTCCTGGCCGAGGCCAAACTGATTGGTGAGGGACGGGAGTGGAAACGTCTCGAAGTGACAACACCGCCTCTACCGCAGTTCGACCGGTCTCTGACCTTTTACCAGCGGAATGGGTTTACTATTTCAGGGGGACGAAAGTTGAAACTGGTTCTGTGAGGAGACCCGTAGTCCAATTGGAGCGAACTGGATGCGAGATCGCCAGCGTCGAGGCTCTCGACGGTTGTCCCTCAACGAGGAAGACGCTATCAGTGACGTGACGAGTTCTCCATCTATTTTCCCCACTGTCTTTCTGTGCTTCATAGGTGGTCGTATTGAAATATCGGTCTTCAGCTGTTTACTCATCAGTTAGGCCAGTCAATCGAGGTGAAGAACTTGAGTGCCGGTCAGCAAGAACAAATGAAGAAGCCGGAGGAGTTGAAAGGGTGTCCTCTTCTGGCAGGAATTCCACCCAAAGATCTCCGCCGTGATTGTCCGACGGCTCGGGTTGTGGCGATCCGGCACCGTAGCGCTATTTACCGGCTGGGCGACCCCGGGAAAACTGTCTATTGCGTGCTCCATGGTCAGGTAGCCCTCACGAGGATCAGCCCCGATGGGACGACGCTCACCACGGCGGTGTTGGGAGCGGGTGAATTCTTTGGCGCCGCCCTGAGTCGTGCCGCTGAAGCCGAAGACACGGCAAGCGCAATTGGGGCTGTCTCCATCTGGCAAACGCCAATCGATGAATTCCAACGCCTGTTACTGCACCATCCCGCTGTCGCCTTGGAATGTGTCTCGCTGCTCGCGCAGCGCCATCGCCGGATGGAACGCAGGCTCGAATGCTTCGCGTTCAAACGAACCGAGGCCCGGCTCGCCGAGATCTTCCGAGAGCTGTCAGGAGGCTTTGCCACCCGTTGCACTCATGGCTTTGGGCAACATCTTCGTCTCACACAACAAGAGTTGGCCGATCTCGTGGGAGCGACAAGACCGGTGGTGAGTACGATGCTCAATAAACTCCGTGACCAAGGGGTGCTGGCATACAGCCGCGAGTATGTCTGCGTGCGGGACATCAAGAAAATCGACAAGTTAACCGATTCTTAAAAAAGCTCCGGAACTGTTATCTAGAGAACATCGCAATTCTGCCGTACCTGTTAGCTTGAACATACGCTCTCATGACGAGAGCGGCGGCGCGGCGATTCCGCGCACACTGACAGGAGGCCATGATGAGCAAAGCGTATCTGGAGATTACATTGAAGATCCCGGCGGAGAATCGCGCGAAGGCGGCGGCAGTCTACACAAAATATAAGAATCCCTTTCTCACGACGATTTGTGGCGCGGAATCCAAGGAACTCTTGGTGCGTGAGGAGGATGTACAGGTGCTTCACGGATTTACTGCACGAGCGTCAGCCGAGAGCTATCTGAAAAGCACTCTCTTCGGCAATGATGTGGTGAGAGAGTTGAAGCCCTTTCTCGCGGCGGAACCGGAGATCCGGATTTACGAATCCCAATAAATACTATCTGCTTATCCAGCGGACGGCGTTGATGCGCCGCCCGTTGGATGGACACGTAACTTTAAGAAAGCGGGATACACAATAGTAAATCCTGATAACGGTATCTGCGAAGCGCCTATAACGGCGCGGGAGGAAGCGATGAATGCCTGGACAGCCTGCTGGCAGGGAATGACATGGATGTGGATCTTCCCCTTGCTGCTTTTCATCATGATGATCGGCACGGCTATTATGCTCTGGCGGCGCGGGATGATGCCCGGCTGTGGAAAGATCGGGCACCATGGGCACGAAACTCCACGACAGATTCTTGATCGTCGCTATGCCAGCGGAGAACTCAGGAAAGAGCAGTATGACCAGATGAAACAGGGTTTGGCGTGATACGGAAAGCTCGGAATCACCAATCGACTGGCTAGCTGAATTGATACTCAACGAGGCGATCATGAATATCATAGGGCGAACCATGGCACTAATATCGGCGCTCATTGCCCTTGCGGGAGCACCGGCGGTGAGCGCACACGATGCAGATACACACGAGGCTCAGCTTGGCGACCTGCATTTCCAAGTTGAATGTAATGCGGAGACACAGGCCCAGTTCAATGTGACGATGGCTTACTACTACTCGTTTCAATGGCAACAGGCCATGGCCACGGCGGACCGGGTACTCAAAGCCGATCCCCATTGCGGGATGGCTCATTTGGCTAAGGCTTTGGCGATGCTCGATAACCCATTTGTCTGGCCCGTCTCTCTGTCCGAGAACGCGATGACGGAAGGGCCGACGTTGCTTGAGGCTGCTCGTAAGGCAGGGCTCAAGAGCCAGCGAGAGCGCGAGTATGTGGCAGTATTCGAGGTGTTGTTTCATGGTCTGAAAAAACAGAACTATCGCGAACGGGCCGACGCATTCGAAGCGGCGATGGCCCAACTGGCGCAGCGCTATCCAGAAGATACGGAGGCAACGGTCCTGTATGCCCTCTTCCTTTCGGCGAATTTTGATTCTGCGGATAAGCAGTTCACTCATCAACTCCAAGCTGCCAAGTTGCTGGAACCGCTCTTCGTCAAGCAACCCAATCATCCCGGTGTCGCACATTACCTCATCCACAGCTATGACTATCCACCGCTGGCCCGTTACGGAATTGGGGCGGCGAGGAAGTATGCGACCATCGCCCCGGACGCCCCTCATGCGCTGCATATGCCCTCGCATATCTTCACGCTCATGGGACTCTGGGAAGAGTCGATCGATACCAACCGTAAGGCGGTTGCGACGGCGGACGATACGATAACGCATGATGGGCATCATGCCTCCGACTACATGGTCTATGCCCATCTCCAGTTACATCAGGAGCGGGCGGCACGAGCCATTGCGGAGCAGGAGCGAACCAAAACAGGCCTCGATAAGGTGGCGGTTGCCTACGCCTATGCCGCTATTCCCGCGAGGGTCGCGCTTGAACGATCAGACTGGCAGGAGGCCGCGAATTTGCCGCTCTTTCCTAAGCAGGAAGCGTATCCATGGAAGAAGTATCCGCAGGCGGAAGTGGTGAATGCCTTCGCCCGCGGTATTGGTTCAGCCATGAGCGGAGATGGAACCAAGGCGAGCGTTGAACTGAAGCGGTTGATCGAACTTCGCGAGACGGCAGCCGCCATGGGATCGGCGTATTGGGCCGATCAGATCGACATACAGGCCCAAATCGTACAGGGACTCATCGCCTTGGCACGAGGGAAGCACGACGAGGCCCTGACCATCTTGCGCCGGGCGGCAGATCGTGAAGATGCGAGTGCAAAAAGTGTCGTCACTCCGGGGCCGATTCTTCCCGCGCGCGAGATGTTGGCCACGGCACTGGAACGTACTGGCAAACCGGTCGAGGCTCTGGCTGAGTTCGAAAAGGTGCTTGAGCGACAGCCCAATCGATATCGCGCGATGGCAGGGGCGGCTCAAACTGCCAAACAAGCGAGCAATGAACACAAGGCAGAATACTACTCAAAGCAACTGCCCCGGTTGGTCGATCAGGCCGACAGCTCATGCATGACAGAGAAAGATGACTGTTCCAATTAACATGCGGCTGCAGCCAAGGCCATTACCTTCTTGCTCAGTGACGAGAGCAACCGGGTGCCTGGTGCGATTTGGGATGCGGATTTTTTCAGCATCCTGTTAAAACAGCGGGTGATGTGGAGCCGATGCAAAGGGGGCAGCAGCCGGCACTTCGCCGGCATTGCCCAGAAATCGCCAGTTCTCACCGTCTTTTATCAAATAGTGGACTTCACGGAACCAGCTGTCGATGGTCACTCGCTTTCTGCTCTGTTCATCGGTCCCGTACAACCCGCCCGTGCAGGTCACCTCTACTCGTAGCGTCCCATCCACGTTCAGTACCTTGATATCGGAAAACAAATGGAGCGACTCGAGCGCCTTATAGTGCTCGAATACTTCGCCCCAAACCCGTCGGACGTCCGCTTGTTTCAACCCGTGGTAGTCGTAAGACGGAGCATAAAACTGCATGAGGGTATCGATCTCTTCTTGTTGTAGCCCCGACTCTGCCCGCTCAAATGCCGCAACCACCCCTTTCACCACCGGATGATGCAGCAAACTGTTGTGTCCACTGATCTTCTTGCCCTCCACAAAGAGCACCGTTTCCGGCAACACCTGCACCTTGGCCCACACCGCCCCCACCCCCGCTAGCGAGCACACGATCAGACCAAGACCAATCGCCACATTCATCTTGCGATATCGGCGCATCGGCACCTCCATCAGCGATAGCACATCACCTGCTATAAGATGCTGCACCACATGTTATTGGCACGCTGGCTTTCCCATTGCCTGAAGGGTTATGAGCGAAACGGCCGAACATCACCTGACTTACGCAACATCTTGTTGACCTCGTCAAGGTGCAGTTCTTCATCGACGATCATTTCTCGCGCAAACTCTTCCAGTAGGACTGATTTTCCTTCGGAGATTTTCAGAAGTTCGTAATAGGCGTCGACAGCGCCCTTCTCGTGCTCCAAGCTTTCCCGCAGAATATCTCCCACATCATGCTTCTCGGTTTCCAGCAGCGTTCCAATCTTCAGCGACGGATGGCCGCCGAGTAAGGTGACTAGTTCCCCGGCTTTATGCGCGTGGGCAAGGCTCTCGTCGGCATTGCTTTTCAGCCACGACACGATTGGAATGCGGTTATAGCCGTAGATCATGAGCGAGTAATGCGTATACCGTACCACTCCCGCTAATTCATGCTCCATAATCCGATTCAGAATCTCCACCGCTCGTTGTGTATCCTGATCGTTCATCAGATACCTCCAATGACATATACTCGTTATACTCGTACTGCATAACCTCTGCTTACCGAAGTTAACCTTCGTATCACGATAAGGCCCTGTTAGCCACTTGATTGAAGAAGGCTGCCACTCACTATCTATGACTCTGAACAATCAACGAACATTGGAAGGCCCAAACGAGTTGGTGGAGATTTGCGAGGACCAGGTAGCGGGCCATCATCTTTGCGCATGATCGCTGACTTTACCGCACCTGCATCAGGAAATAGGCGATGCCGGCCGCCACAATCAACACCCCCGCCATCCATCCGATGAATCTCCGTTTGGCCGTTGCGAGCACCTGATCAATCTTCTTCTTAAGGGCCGGCTGTGCACCGATGTAGGAGACCACCAGCTCCTTCGCTTCCGCCATCCCGATACCCCGCTCCTTGCGCACGAGGTTGATCGCTCCGACCACATTGCCCTGCCACAGGGCCTCGATGGCGGCTTTGGAAAGACGTACGGCACGATCTGGTTTGCTTGCCATATCAGGTATATCGACGAAACAAGGGGGCCATCACATTCGCCTGACCGTGTGCCAGAGCCCCTTACTCTGATCCTGGTCCCTCTTCTGTTCCTCTCTTCTAAGTCTAACGTGCTGAAGAATCAAGCGCTCTGAAATGCCCATCCAAGAAGACATTGCATCGCGCGCAGAGAGAACGGCATCATGTCCTTCTCGTTCATCGACCGCTATGCCTCTGTCTCTTCACGTCTTCGTCGTCACGTTTGTCGTCGGAATCTTCCTCCGATCCCGTGGCATCTTGACCAAAGCGCATGCCGAACGGTTGGCCACTTTTGTGTTCTCCGTCAGTCTGCCGGCGACGATCCTCGTCTCGCTTGATCCGGTCGCTCTGACATCGACAGCGTGGAAACTCCCGTTGGCCGCCTGCCTCATTACGCTTCCGATGGTCGTCTGCTCCTGGCGGCTGGCCCGGCTCCTCTCACTTTCACGTGAGACGCAAGGTGGGTTCGTCTTGGCCACGAGCTCCATCAATTCCGTCTATTTTGCCTTTCCCGTCATTCTAGCCACATTCGGTGAAGAGGGTCTGACATACGCCGTGCTCTTCGATCTCGGTCAAACGACGCTGACCCTCACCGTCCTCTACGGTCTCGCGGTTTGGCACAGCACTCAGACTGCCACCCGTAGGTCGGCTGCGATCCGTTTCCTGTTGTCGCCGCCTTTATGGGCCCTGGCTTGCATTCTCGCCATCAAATTGTCAGGACAGCATCTCCCTCTCCGGCTCATTGAGCTACTCAAACCATTGCACTTCACGACGACACCACTTGCCAGTCTGGTGCTCGGTCTCTCGATCAGTTTCTCCACGATCCGGCGAACGGCGCGTCTGGCCACAGTGGGTGTGGCTACACGGATCGGTGGCGGGCTCCTGTTCGGATTGACGACCGTGCGGATATTGGGACTGACGGGAGTGGAACGAGCAGTCGTGGTCCTGATCGCCATGATGCCCTCGGCAGTCAGCGCCTTGATCATCGCAGCAGAAACGCAGCTCGATGAGGAACTGGCGGCCTCGATCGTTGCCCTTTCCATTTGTCTCGGCGTGCTGATGCTCCCCTGGCTTCCTCAGCTGGCCGTGATGCTGTTGGAATGATTCCCTATTTCCTATGACGGCTTGCTGAGAAACCTGGGACGATCCCGAACAGCGACCATTTTCACGAGATCCCGCACCGAGAGCACCCCGACGATCTTCCCGCTTTCCGTCACGGTTAAGTGCCGCACGCCCTGTTCGGCCATCGCCTTACTGGCGTCGCGGACCGTACGATTGACATCAATGCTGAGCAGCGGCGAGCTCATCACGGCACTGACATGCGTGTGCTCTGCTGCGCGATTGATCGCAAGCCCTCGCCGAACCAGGTCGCACTCCGTCACGATGCCGACGATCTCACCCGCTTCAATGGTCAACAAGGATCCGAGCCGTTTCTCACACATCAGCTGAGCCGCAGTGAGAAGAGACGCGTCGCTCGGAATTGTCGCGAATGTGGTTGCCATCAGAACGCTCAACGGACGGTAGACCTTCTCAAGGTCACTGACTGGGCCGCTCTCCACATCCACGAACGATCGCACCAGATCCCGCACGGAGATGATCCCGACAATCTCTCCGGCCTCCACCACACAGAGGTGACGGATATGATTGGTTTCCATCACATGGCTGGCATCCAACATGGTACGGTCACCTGTGATCGTCAGAATGGGACTGACCATCACCTGACTTGCCGCCGTCGCCATGGGATCTAATCCCGCGGCAAGGACTTTCCGCACGAGATCTGTCTCCGTCAGAATACCGATTGGCCCTCGGGTGGGATCATCCGACTCAACCAATAGACAGCCGATCCGCTTGATGCTCATTCGTTCGGCCACAGCCATAACCGTCGCCTTCTGTGAGACGACCTCCAGATAGCGATGCATAAACTCCTTCACGGACCCGCCCCCATGCTCACCCATCTCGACTCCTTGTCTCACGATAAGGTTGTTAACTCTTTCAATAGAACATCCACCGGGACCTTGTCAGAAATCCCTGGCGACCACTATACCCGATTGCTGATACGACTATGAAGGAGCACGGCCCTGATCAGTACGAAA
This portion of the Nitrospira sp. genome encodes:
- a CDS encoding MBL fold metallo-hydrolase; this encodes MRQVIVRLILAVLIVGFTLMGYVDRMVEPSDVFGDVHRGETYSSASNMIDDWYAVEAIDTQTFAINEPKSSQYNTSYLLVGETRSLMFDAGSGERPAGSRSMREMAELYTGKKPISLILSHFHYDHISDAAAFDGVTLIDRPDIHTTIKDGVYTIGPLESHGMDWRPLKVAHLVADGEALDIGGRTVEVFNLPGHTTESIVLFDRHRNQVFTGDFVYRHLGGIIAFASGSDLTAYKENSTRLLHLTNADTLFFGAHGIPRFDRDWLTLFDRELDKIVKGTATYRYAAHYLASGIPWRVYQNGDLSIYTTPLVDPPVFWSKWIWLLVVTMGLLFLYPLYRIVAPCF
- a CDS encoding GNAT family N-acetyltransferase, translating into MTVHIARAEIHDADAVAAMVGELLHDIMAAVNDKVFGFNHAETEERARSWMKQGLYTVLLAQLDSKPVGFLALYESYALYTEGVYGTIPEFYVRLPYRSQGIGSALLAEAKLIGEGREWKRLEVTTPPLPQFDRSLTFYQRNGFTISGGRKLKLVL
- a CDS encoding Crp/Fnr family transcriptional regulator, which encodes MKNLSAGQQEQMKKPEELKGCPLLAGIPPKDLRRDCPTARVVAIRHRSAIYRLGDPGKTVYCVLHGQVALTRISPDGTTLTTAVLGAGEFFGAALSRAAEAEDTASAIGAVSIWQTPIDEFQRLLLHHPAVALECVSLLAQRHRRMERRLECFAFKRTEARLAEIFRELSGGFATRCTHGFGQHLRLTQQELADLVGATRPVVSTMLNKLRDQGVLAYSREYVCVRDIKKIDKLTDS
- a CDS encoding SHOCT domain-containing protein, coding for MNAWTACWQGMTWMWIFPLLLFIMMIGTAIMLWRRGMMPGCGKIGHHGHETPRQILDRRYASGELRKEQYDQMKQGLA
- a CDS encoding bacterioferritin, which encodes MNDQDTQRAVEILNRIMEHELAGVVRYTHYSLMIYGYNRIPIVSWLKSNADESLAHAHKAGELVTLLGGHPSLKIGTLLETEKHDVGDILRESLEHEKGAVDAYYELLKISEGKSVLLEEFAREMIVDEELHLDEVNKMLRKSGDVRPFRS
- a CDS encoding AEC family transporter, encoding MPLSLHVFVVTFVVGIFLRSRGILTKAHAERLATFVFSVSLPATILVSLDPVALTSTAWKLPLAACLITLPMVVCSWRLARLLSLSRETQGGFVLATSSINSVYFAFPVILATFGEEGLTYAVLFDLGQTTLTLTVLYGLAVWHSTQTATRRSAAIRFLLSPPLWALACILAIKLSGQHLPLRLIELLKPLHFTTTPLASLVLGLSISFSTIRRTARLATVGVATRIGGGLLFGLTTVRILGLTGVERAVVVLIAMMPSAVSALIIAAETQLDEELAASIVALSICLGVLMLPWLPQLAVMLLE
- a CDS encoding CBS domain-containing protein, yielding MGEHGGGSVKEFMHRYLEVVSQKATVMAVAERMSIKRIGCLLVESDDPTRGPIGILTETDLVRKVLAAGLDPMATAASQVMVSPILTITGDRTMLDASHVMETNHIRHLCVVEAGEIVGIISVRDLVRSFVDVESGPVSDLEKVYRPLSVLMATTFATIPSDASLLTAAQLMCEKRLGSLLTIEAGEIVGIVTECDLVRRGLAINRAAEHTHVSAVMSSPLLSIDVNRTVRDASKAMAEQGVRHLTVTESGKIVGVLSVRDLVKMVAVRDRPRFLSKPS